One Aegilops tauschii subsp. strangulata cultivar AL8/78 chromosome 7, Aet v6.0, whole genome shotgun sequence genomic window carries:
- the LOC109761749 gene encoding methylcrotonoyl-CoA carboxylase beta chain, mitochondrial — translation MLSRLAARRPRPGSARAAAYRSSAAASSSVLPDALDRSSDAYARNAAAVGGLLSDLRSRVSQVLGGGGAGAVKRNEGRGKLLPRDRIDRLLDPGASFLELSQLAGSDVYEEALPSGGIITGIGPVHGRLCMFVANDPTTKGGTYYPITVKKHLRAQEIASECKLPCIYLVDSGGANLPKQAEVFPDRDNFGRIFYNQAKMSADGIPQIAVVLGSCTAGGAYIPAMADESIIVKGNGTIFLAGPPLVKAATGEEISAEDLGGASVHCKVSGVSDHFAQDERHGLALGRNIVKNLHLAAKETSIHNSACDYQEPLYDVQELRSIAPADTKQSFDIRSIIARIVDGSEFDEFKKLYGTTLVTGFARICGQPVGIIGNNGILFTESALKGTHFIELCAQRNIPLIFLQNISGFMVGSKSEASGIAKAGAKMVMAVSCSKVPKITIIVGGSFGAGNYGMCGRAYSPNFLFMWPTARISVMGGIQAAGVLAQIEKNNRKRQGVEWTKDDEEAFKAKVVEAYDKEGSPYYSTARLWDDGIIDPADTRRVLSLCLSASAKPVPEDTKYGVFRM, via the exons ATGCTCAGTCGATTGGCCGCGCGGCGGCCCCGCCCAGGCAGCGCCCGGGCCGCTGCCTACCGCTCCTCGGCGGCAGCCTCCTCCTCGGTCCTGCCCGACGCGCTCGACCGGAGCTCCGACGCCTACGCCCGCAACGCCGCCGCCGTCGGCGGCCTCCTCTCCGACCTGCGCTCCCGCGTCTCCCAG GTgctgggcggcggaggcgcgggggCGGTGAAGCGGAACGAGGGGCGGGGGAAGCTGCTCCCCAGGGACCGCATCGACCGCCTGCTCGACCCCGGGGCCTCCTTCCTCGAGCTCTCTCAG CTTGCAGGATCTGATGTTTATGAGGAAGCATTACCATCAGGGGGAATAATTACTGGCATTGGACCTGTTCATGGACGACTATGTATGTTTGTGGCCAATGACCCAACTACGAAGGGGGGTACATACTATCCTATCACCGTCAAAAAGCACCTGCGGGCGCAGGAAATAGCTTCTGAATGTAAATTGCCCTGCATATATCTTGTTGACAGTGGAGGCGCTAATCTCCCCAAGCAGGCAGAGGTTTTCCCCGACCGTGATAATTTTGGTCGAATATTCTACAACCAAGCTAAGATGTCTGCAGATGGTATTCCTCAGATTGCAGTAGTTTTAGGTTCTTGTACCGCTGGCGGGGCTTATATCCCTGCAATGGCTGATGAAAGTATAATAGTTAAGGGAAATGGAACGATATTTCTAGCTGGTCCACCCCTTGTAAAG GCTGCTACAGGGGAGGAGATATCTGCTGAGGACCTTGGTGGAGCATCAGTGCATTGTAAAGTATCAGGAGTCTCTGATCATTTTGCACAAG ATGAACGTCATGGTCTTGCGCTGGGAAGGAACATTGTGAAGAACCTCCATTTGGCCGCTAAAGAAACAAGTATACACAATTCTGCTTGTGATTACCAAGAACCATTGTATGATGTACAGGAACTTCGCTCAATTGCACCAGCTGATACGAAGCAATCTTTTGATATTCGCTCAATAATAGCTCGTATAGTCGATGGAAGTGAATTTGATGAATTCAAAAAATTGTACGGAACA ACACTAGTGACCGGTTTTGCAAGGATATGCGGGCAGCCAGTTGGAATTATTGGAAACAATGGCATTTTATTTACCGAGTCGGCACTAAAGGGTACCCACTTCATTGAGTTGTGTGCTCAACGCAATATTCCTCTGATATTCCTTCAAAATATTTCTGGATTCATG GTTGGTTCGAAATCTGAAGCAAGTGGAATTGCGAAAGCTGGAGCAAAAATGGTTATGGCAGTTTCCTGTTCAAAG GTTCCTAAAATTACCATAATTGTCGGTGGAAGTTTTGGTGCTGGGAATTATGGAATGTGTGGACGTGCATACAGCCCGAATTTTTTGTTCATGTGGCCAACTGCTAGGATATCTGTTATGGGTGGCATTCAG GCAGCTGGTGTTCTCGCCCAAATAGAGAAGAACAACAGGAAAAGGCAAGGAGTGGAG TGGACCAAAGATGACGAAGAAGCCTTCAAAGCCAAAGTCGTCGAGGCCTATGACAAGGAAGGAAGCCCGTATTACTCGACCGCTAGGCTTTGGGACGACGGGATCATAGATCCCGCAGATACCAGGCGGGTTCTAAGCCTTTGCCTTTCTGCTTCGGCCAAGCCGGTTCCAGAAGACACGAAATATGGCGTGTTCCGAATGTAA